One segment of Gopherus flavomarginatus isolate rGopFla2 chromosome 8, rGopFla2.mat.asm, whole genome shotgun sequence DNA contains the following:
- the LOC127056372 gene encoding uncharacterized protein LOC127056372, with amino-acid sequence MWAELASRFVAWKSINLMKKLAQIQTDIIFLSKCKRMDIIPNGLKIKNPLLSTYYTDHSERLCHILSKKLRDHLISILYSKQENIKKELSNVETLINNQTSIQMDFTKIRQEIYITHFTSLQRKKDCKLSKLLPATWGHNRGTPDPPSNIVNLSNYTLNPEEKSVISRGLSFCPATSTNMIQFCGDLEAYFCRLQLKEYFQDSTEQRTDTRVPSHQQHKTKNSTWTPPEGRNDSLNLYIECFRRRAQAEIVEKQHHLPHNLSHAECNAIHSLRNHSDIIIKEADKGLSS; translated from the coding sequence atgtgggcagagttggcatcgaggtttgttgcatggaaatccatcaacctcatgaagaaacttgcacaaatacagacagatatcatcttcctttccaaatgcaaacggatggacatcataccaaatggactaaagataaaaaatccactgctatctacatactacacagaccacagtgagagattatgccatattctgtcaaagaaactgagggaccacctgatcagcatcctatacagcaaacaggaaaacatcaaaaaagagctctccaacgtGGAAACTCttattaataaccaaacttccatacaaatggacttcactaaaataagacaggagatctacattactcacttcacctctctacaaaggaaaaaggactgtaagctttctaaactcctacctgccacatggggccacaaccgtggtacccctgacccacccagcaatatcgtcaatctatccaactacacactcaacccagaagaaaagtctgtcatatctcggggactctctttctgccctgccacctccaccaacatgatacagttctgcggcgatctggaagcctacttttgccgtctccaactcaaagaatactttcaggacagcactgaacagcgcactgatacacgggtaccctcccaccaacagcacaagacaaagaactccacatggactcctcctgagggtcgaaatgacagtctgaatctatacattgaatgcttccgccgacgtgcacaggcagaaattgtggaaaaacaacatcacttgcctcataacctaagtcatgcagaatgcaatgccatccacagcctcagaaaccactctgacattatcatcaaagaggctgataaagggttgtcatcatga